From the genome of Oligoflexus sp., one region includes:
- a CDS encoding 3'-5' exonuclease, which translates to MEHCELEQRRSDAAGQDKCYSKARLRDEFRMKPRPGAVPVKHYKNEFGKQFGIYRISDCIPIQERQAAPSKKQLQARAILAVKAKLRSKLAKASAIACQWLDDDPLVLDTETTGLGYDAQVIEIAIADASGKVLFDTRIKPTVAIEAAAQEVHGISPDALINAPSWPEVANRIEALLSGRTVIIFNASFDSRLIAQTAGAFGLETGWWSTCTTRCAMHLAASAYGSTNPYGSISLADATSAAGVPWTGAAHSAAADTLATVELVKSIARVKPALDLELSKLLEEKAG; encoded by the coding sequence ATGGAACACTGCGAACTTGAGCAACGGCGTTCGGATGCTGCTGGCCAGGACAAGTGTTATTCCAAAGCGCGGCTTCGTGATGAGTTTCGGATGAAACCCCGGCCCGGCGCTGTTCCGGTAAAACACTACAAAAATGAGTTCGGCAAGCAATTCGGTATCTATCGTATCTCTGACTGCATTCCAATCCAGGAACGGCAGGCAGCGCCTTCCAAGAAACAGCTACAGGCGCGGGCAATTCTGGCTGTTAAGGCCAAACTGCGCAGTAAGCTGGCCAAGGCATCAGCGATAGCCTGTCAATGGCTCGATGATGATCCGCTTGTACTGGACACTGAAACCACCGGCCTCGGTTATGACGCCCAGGTTATTGAAATAGCCATAGCTGACGCCAGTGGCAAGGTGCTTTTTGACACAAGGATCAAGCCCACCGTGGCCATCGAGGCCGCAGCGCAGGAAGTACATGGCATTAGCCCTGATGCACTTATCAATGCTCCAAGCTGGCCCGAAGTGGCCAATCGCATCGAGGCTCTTCTATCTGGCCGCACCGTTATTATCTTTAATGCTTCCTTCGACAGCCGCTTGATCGCTCAAACCGCCGGGGCTTTCGGATTGGAAACCGGGTGGTGGTCAACTTGTACTACAAGGTGTGCTATGCACTTGGCAGCCTCGGCCTACGGCTCTACCAACCCTTACGGATCAATATCACTGGCCGACGCAACATCAGCGGCAGGTGTACCCTGGACAGGTGCCGCACACTCGGCTGCGGCTGATACGCTCGCCACTGTGGAGCTGGTTAAAAGTATCGCAAGGGTTAAGCCAG